From one Streptomyces chromofuscus genomic stretch:
- a CDS encoding TetR/AcrR family transcriptional regulator C-terminal ligand-binding domain-containing protein, with protein sequence MSRALFGSWELGDERAGNVTWRWFTDPASRALNVAEEHEAIGRGCTADLRAAVAPRGGDTVADHLVADLLRTADEFARSARLSGVSKTTLYRWWPSAGALALDGYFHAVEEPLAFEDTGDLRADLTSQLRAFARILTRTPAGRVVTELIGQSQTDHDLAAAFRSLYSSERRRLAGERLLRAREQGQIREDVDVQVLVDQLWGAVYHRLLIPDEPVTDDFVVALVSHLIDGITPPAPPRPTVPPPPDAPVRPRDDQ encoded by the coding sequence TTGAGCCGGGCGCTGTTCGGCTCGTGGGAACTGGGCGACGAGCGGGCCGGAAACGTGACGTGGCGCTGGTTCACCGATCCTGCGTCGCGCGCGCTCAACGTCGCGGAGGAGCACGAGGCCATCGGGCGCGGCTGCACCGCCGACCTGCGGGCCGCCGTCGCACCACGGGGCGGGGACACCGTGGCGGACCACCTCGTCGCCGACCTGCTCCGCACCGCCGACGAGTTCGCCCGGTCCGCCCGCCTGTCCGGCGTCAGCAAGACGACGTTGTACAGGTGGTGGCCCTCCGCGGGAGCCCTCGCTCTGGACGGCTACTTCCACGCCGTCGAGGAGCCCCTGGCCTTCGAGGACACCGGCGACCTGCGGGCCGACCTGACGAGCCAGCTGCGTGCCTTCGCGCGCATCCTGACCCGGACCCCGGCCGGGCGGGTGGTCACCGAGCTCATCGGACAGTCCCAGACCGATCATGACCTCGCCGCCGCCTTCCGCTCCCTGTACTCCTCCGAACGGCGGCGGCTGGCCGGCGAGCGGCTGCTGCGGGCCAGAGAGCAGGGCCAGATCCGGGAGGACGTCGACGTCCAGGTCCTCGTCGACCAGCTCTGGGGCGCCGTCTACCACCGCCTGCTGATCCCGGACGAGCCCGTGACCGACGACTTCGTCGTCGCGCTGGTCTCCCACCTGATCGACGGCATCACCCCGCCCGCGCCGCCGCGTCCCACCGTGCCACCGCCCCCGGACGCGCCGGTCCGCCCACGAGACGATCAGTGA
- a CDS encoding SpoIIE family protein phosphatase codes for MVGVSDEQAPAARRVSAGAPLLSLALATMMDGVNAHSGGMYLMDADESVLEMAVMAGMPRAFSAPWERVGIGAPVPVADAARERRLVWVDGDDDMSRRYPRVAVVLPYPFALAALPVATETKVYGAVFLTWPGSQHHELNDREREHLTAACERLAVRLERAAAESRPVLPEPDLLVAPPTGGVAGTLGTVEAARMVARLPYGLVSLDLHGRITFASAAASELIGVPTGRLLGTQLWAAVPWLNDPVYEDRYRAALMSQQSTSFVAVRPPGDWLSFRLYPSTTGLSVRISRARAVSEMGRKAPPSGDGSSRLVTISHVLSLAGALTEAVTVQDVVQLVAEEVAPAVGSRALMVLGSRAGRLHVLGHRGYPDPHIVERFDGIPLSAPTPGAHALNSGVPAFFESQTELERLYPIRHAAPDGYAAWAYLPLIASGRPVGTCVLAYAEPQAFPADERAVLTSLSGLIALALERALLYDAKHQLAHGLQAALLPPSLPPLSGIETAARYLPGTRGMDIGGDFYDVVPGDGPAAAVIGDVQGHNVTAAGLMGQIRTAVRAYTTVGQAPAEVMRSTNRLLIDLGADLFASCLYLRLDPGRGRAVMARAGHPPPLLRRPDGRVRVLDLAGGPLLGIDGSATYPTTEVDLAPGSVLVLYTDGLVESPGVDIEEALAQLGQRLAEAGERPLDELADVLVGAGGRAPERVDDVALLLLRAREV; via the coding sequence GTGGTCGGCGTGTCCGACGAGCAGGCGCCCGCGGCGCGCCGGGTCTCCGCCGGTGCTCCCCTCCTGTCGCTGGCCCTGGCCACGATGATGGACGGCGTCAACGCCCACTCCGGCGGGATGTACCTGATGGACGCCGACGAATCGGTGCTGGAGATGGCGGTCATGGCGGGGATGCCCCGGGCGTTCTCGGCGCCGTGGGAACGGGTGGGGATCGGCGCACCCGTCCCGGTCGCCGACGCGGCGCGCGAGCGGCGGCTGGTCTGGGTGGACGGCGACGACGACATGTCCCGCCGTTACCCGCGCGTCGCCGTGGTCCTGCCCTACCCCTTCGCGCTGGCCGCGCTGCCGGTGGCGACGGAGACGAAGGTCTACGGGGCGGTGTTCCTGACCTGGCCCGGTTCCCAGCACCACGAGCTGAACGACCGGGAGCGCGAGCATCTCACCGCGGCCTGCGAACGGCTCGCCGTGCGACTGGAGCGGGCCGCCGCCGAGAGCCGCCCGGTGCTCCCGGAGCCCGATCTGCTCGTCGCGCCGCCCACCGGAGGCGTGGCCGGCACGCTGGGCACGGTGGAGGCGGCACGGATGGTGGCGCGGCTGCCGTACGGGCTGGTCTCGCTGGATCTGCACGGACGGATCACCTTCGCCAGCGCGGCGGCGTCCGAGCTGATCGGCGTTCCGACCGGCCGGCTGCTCGGCACCCAGCTGTGGGCGGCGGTGCCGTGGCTGAACGACCCGGTGTACGAGGACCGGTACCGGGCAGCGCTGATGAGCCAGCAGAGTACGTCGTTCGTGGCGGTGCGGCCGCCCGGCGACTGGCTGTCGTTCCGGCTCTATCCGAGTACGACGGGGCTGAGCGTGCGCATCAGCAGGGCGCGGGCCGTGTCCGAGATGGGCCGGAAGGCGCCCCCGTCCGGCGACGGGTCGTCCCGGCTGGTGACCATCTCCCACGTACTGAGCCTCGCCGGGGCGCTGACCGAGGCGGTGACCGTGCAGGACGTGGTGCAGCTGGTCGCCGAGGAGGTGGCGCCGGCCGTGGGCAGCCGGGCACTGATGGTGCTCGGCTCCCGGGCGGGCCGACTGCACGTGCTGGGGCACCGCGGCTATCCGGACCCGCACATCGTGGAGCGATTCGACGGGATTCCGCTGAGCGCGCCGACGCCGGGTGCGCACGCGCTGAACAGCGGGGTGCCGGCGTTCTTCGAGTCCCAGACGGAGCTGGAGCGGCTGTATCCCATCCGGCACGCGGCCCCGGACGGCTACGCGGCCTGGGCGTATCTGCCGCTGATCGCCTCCGGGCGCCCGGTGGGCACCTGTGTGCTGGCGTACGCCGAGCCGCAGGCCTTCCCCGCCGACGAGCGGGCCGTACTGACCAGCCTGAGCGGGCTGATCGCCCTGGCGCTGGAGCGGGCCCTGCTGTACGACGCCAAGCACCAGCTGGCGCACGGGTTGCAGGCCGCGCTGCTGCCGCCGTCGCTGCCGCCGCTGTCCGGGATCGAGACCGCGGCGCGCTATCTGCCGGGCACGCGCGGCATGGACATCGGCGGCGACTTCTACGACGTGGTGCCGGGCGACGGGCCGGCGGCCGCGGTGATCGGGGACGTGCAGGGGCACAACGTGACGGCGGCCGGCCTGATGGGCCAGATCCGCACGGCCGTACGCGCCTACACGACGGTGGGGCAGGCGCCGGCCGAGGTCATGCGCAGCACGAACCGGCTGCTCATCGACCTCGGGGCCGATCTGTTCGCCAGCTGCCTGTACCTGCGGCTCGACCCGGGTCGCGGGCGGGCCGTCATGGCCCGGGCCGGGCATCCGCCGCCCCTGCTGAGGCGGCCGGACGGCAGGGTCCGGGTGCTGGACCTCGCGGGCGGCCCGCTGCTCGGGATCGACGGCTCGGCGACGTATCCGACGACCGAGGTCGACCTGGCGCCGGGATCGGTGCTCGTCCTCTACACCGACGGGCTGGTCGAGTCCCCCGGCGTCGACATCGAGGAGGCGCTGGCCCAGCTGGGACAGCGGCTGGCCGAGGCCGGGGAGCGGCCCCTCGACGAGCTGGCCGACGTGCTGGTGGGGGCCGGCGGGCGCGCGCCGGAACGGGTCGACGACGTGGCGCTGCTGCTGCTCCGGGCGAGGGAGGTCTGA
- a CDS encoding SpoIIE family protein phosphatase produces the protein MVSEGVAGRSARVLRAEDALSALSTDPDTPERRHRVLEQALVFARATFTAVYTPSDSGELLCLTESAGVPQTLYGLRDGYQLAGGSPVADAHRTGRPVWLGPDERADRGEARRAASRGFSLAALPVRRDGDGGCLLAVTEYRDGFGAEDRACLQLIADAVAAPTPVPPAEGRELPPGAFSLAMDTGRVEVGDDILELFGLTRDEFDGKVETLLRCTVPEDLPSLMSVVEADHMTIGERELEFRVVQRTGPPKWLRLRGRLVPGGEGVPARLSGTVDDASTLRSDVTDVARVQRLAAALSTAGTVRDVSQAVVAALRVPLHADRIALAELEHDRLVVTVLDPPEPEAWPELWRLEWRTEWPDAPVRAMPTLAAALREGRAQIWPAGTALEPALAEVGPGGLAVLPLPAAGRMAGACLIGWDRPHHFGPDERALLTASAGLAGQALMRAHAFDAEHELVAMLQRQLLPRRLPQLPGAVAVARYLPATAGLEVGGDWYDVIPLPDNHVALVIGDVQGHSAGAATLMGQMRTALRAYAVEGHPPDVVVSHANRLLVDMETDLFATCAYVDVDMEEGSAWCVRAGHLPPVLRHPDGSTHVAEAEGGPPLGVMTQADFPMSPLRLQPGTLLALTTDGLVESAETDIDEGIAGFAARLATSDPAHLGQVADGLLGDAQRGDDVALLLMRYDGMDVLPRRETWTVWRVPEAVRHARRFTRRTLRAWGVTAPFDAVLLVVSELVTNALVHTDGPVRLDFTLVDSRLRVAVADTSPRTPIKPTSIGWEATGGRGLLLVEAMSVAWGAVPVSGGKQVWCELCLND, from the coding sequence GTGGTCAGTGAGGGCGTTGCCGGACGCAGCGCGAGAGTGCTGCGTGCCGAGGACGCCCTCTCGGCGCTCTCGACCGACCCGGACACCCCCGAACGCAGGCACCGGGTCCTCGAACAGGCCCTCGTCTTCGCGCGCGCGACCTTCACCGCCGTGTACACCCCCAGCGACAGCGGCGAGCTGCTGTGCCTCACCGAGTCGGCCGGGGTGCCCCAGACCCTGTACGGCCTGCGGGACGGCTACCAGCTCGCCGGCGGCTCCCCGGTGGCCGACGCCCACCGCACCGGGCGCCCCGTGTGGCTCGGCCCGGACGAACGCGCCGACCGAGGGGAGGCCCGCCGCGCCGCCTCACGGGGCTTCTCCCTGGCCGCGCTTCCCGTCCGCCGCGACGGCGACGGGGGCTGCCTGCTCGCCGTCACCGAGTACCGGGACGGCTTCGGAGCCGAGGACCGCGCGTGCCTGCAGCTGATCGCCGACGCGGTCGCCGCACCCACCCCGGTCCCGCCCGCCGAGGGCCGTGAGCTGCCGCCGGGCGCGTTCAGCCTGGCCATGGACACCGGCCGGGTGGAGGTCGGCGACGACATCCTGGAGCTGTTCGGCCTCACCCGGGACGAGTTCGACGGCAAGGTCGAGACGCTGCTCCGCTGCACCGTTCCGGAGGACCTGCCCTCGCTGATGTCGGTGGTGGAGGCCGACCACATGACGATCGGCGAGCGCGAACTGGAATTCCGGGTGGTCCAGCGGACCGGGCCACCCAAGTGGCTGCGGCTGCGCGGCCGCCTGGTGCCCGGCGGCGAGGGCGTCCCGGCCCGGCTGTCGGGCACGGTCGACGACGCCTCGACCCTGCGGTCCGACGTGACGGACGTCGCCCGTGTCCAGCGCCTGGCCGCCGCCCTGTCCACCGCCGGCACCGTCCGCGACGTCAGCCAGGCCGTCGTGGCCGCCCTGCGCGTGCCGCTGCACGCCGACCGGATCGCCCTCGCCGAACTGGAGCACGACCGGCTCGTCGTCACCGTCCTCGACCCGCCCGAACCGGAGGCCTGGCCCGAGCTGTGGCGCCTGGAGTGGCGCACGGAATGGCCCGACGCGCCCGTGCGCGCCATGCCCACCCTTGCCGCCGCCCTGCGCGAGGGCCGCGCCCAGATCTGGCCCGCGGGCACCGCCCTGGAACCGGCGCTCGCCGAGGTCGGCCCCGGCGGCCTCGCCGTCCTGCCGCTGCCCGCCGCGGGCCGGATGGCCGGTGCCTGCCTGATCGGCTGGGACCGCCCGCACCACTTCGGCCCCGACGAACGCGCCCTGCTCACCGCCTCCGCCGGCCTCGCCGGGCAGGCCCTGATGCGCGCCCACGCCTTCGACGCCGAGCACGAACTCGTCGCCATGCTCCAGCGCCAGCTCCTGCCGCGCCGCCTGCCGCAACTGCCCGGCGCCGTAGCCGTCGCCCGCTATCTGCCCGCCACGGCAGGGCTGGAGGTCGGCGGCGACTGGTACGACGTGATCCCGCTGCCCGACAACCACGTCGCCCTCGTCATCGGGGACGTCCAGGGCCACAGCGCCGGCGCCGCCACCCTGATGGGCCAGATGCGCACCGCCCTGCGCGCCTACGCCGTCGAGGGCCATCCGCCGGACGTGGTCGTCTCGCACGCCAACCGGCTGCTCGTCGACATGGAGACCGACCTCTTCGCCACCTGCGCCTATGTCGACGTCGACATGGAGGAGGGCTCCGCCTGGTGCGTCCGCGCCGGGCACCTGCCGCCGGTGCTGCGCCACCCCGACGGCAGCACCCACGTCGCCGAGGCCGAGGGCGGCCCGCCGCTCGGCGTCATGACGCAGGCCGACTTCCCGATGAGCCCGCTGCGGCTCCAGCCCGGCACCCTGCTCGCGCTGACCACCGACGGCCTGGTCGAGAGCGCCGAGACGGACATCGACGAGGGCATCGCGGGCTTCGCCGCCCGGCTCGCCACCTCCGACCCCGCGCACCTCGGCCAGGTCGCCGACGGCCTGCTGGGCGACGCGCAGCGCGGCGACGACGTGGCCCTGCTCCTGATGCGTTACGACGGCATGGACGTCCTGCCCCGCCGTGAGACCTGGACCGTCTGGCGGGTTCCGGAGGCCGTCCGGCACGCCCGCCGCTTCACCCGCCGCACCCTGCGCGCCTGGGGCGTGACCGCGCCCTTCGACGCCGTCCTGCTGGTCGTCTCCGAACTCGTCACCAACGCCCTCGTGCACACCGACGGCCCGGTCCGTCTCGATTTCACCCTCGTCGACAGCCGCCTGCGCGTCGCCGTCGCCGACACCTCGCCGCGCACGCCCATCAAGCCCACCAGCATCGGCTGGGAGGCCACCGGCGGCCGCGGTCTCCTGCTCGTCGAGGCCATGTCCGTGGCCTGGGGGGCGGTGCCGGTCAGCGGCGGCAAGCAGGTGTGGTGCGAACTGTGCCTGAATGACTGA
- a CDS encoding CBS domain-containing protein, which yields MAQYVRDIMTGDPVTVEPQTSVTAVARIMRDQDLGAVLVTDGDHLRGLVTDRDLVVRSIADGGDPDEITVAAACSDDLVTVGPDEELTHAVELMREHAVRRVPVVQDDHPVGIVSLGDLAIEREPESALGDISAAKPNI from the coding sequence ATGGCCCAGTACGTCCGCGACATCATGACCGGCGACCCGGTGACCGTCGAACCGCAGACCTCCGTCACGGCGGTGGCCCGGATCATGCGTGACCAGGACCTCGGAGCCGTCCTGGTCACGGACGGCGACCACCTGCGCGGGCTGGTCACCGACCGCGACCTGGTGGTCAGGTCGATCGCCGACGGCGGCGACCCCGACGAGATCACCGTGGCCGCCGCGTGCAGCGACGACCTGGTGACCGTGGGGCCCGACGAGGAACTCACCCACGCGGTGGAACTCATGCGCGAGCACGCCGTGCGCCGCGTCCCGGTCGTCCAGGACGACCACCCGGTCGGCATCGTGTCGCTGGGCGACCTGGCGATCGAGCGCGAACCGGAGTCGGCGCTGGGTGACATCAGCGCGGCCAAGCCCAACATCTGA
- a CDS encoding DUF6479 family protein — translation MNLTAYEAAAAGSVAGFVAVLVGGLVVTATLIWAVLLGIKVRKREPRRPRPDEQPRLPASGAVRETREQREPNAITGDDRLTPHDLRPSGGARSGDQRRPRWNRGSSGSFGSGGPGGA, via the coding sequence ATGAACCTCACCGCATACGAAGCAGCCGCCGCCGGTTCCGTCGCCGGGTTCGTCGCGGTCCTCGTCGGTGGCCTCGTCGTCACCGCAACGCTGATCTGGGCCGTCCTGCTCGGCATCAAGGTGCGCAAGCGCGAGCCGCGCCGGCCCAGGCCCGACGAACAGCCCAGGCTGCCGGCCTCCGGCGCGGTCCGGGAGACCCGGGAACAGCGCGAACCCAACGCGATCACCGGGGACGACCGGCTCACCCCCCACGACCTCAGGCCCTCCGGCGGCGCCCGCAGCGGCGATCAGCGCCGGCCGCGCTGGAACCGTGGCTCCAGCGGTTCGTTCGGCAGCGGCGGCCCCGGCGGTGCCTGA
- a CDS encoding metallophosphoesterase family protein, which yields MRLLLMSDTHLPKRAKALPDALLAELAEADVVFHAGDWVDTATLDLLESRCRRLIGVYGNNDGPDLRARLPEVAHAELGGLRFGAVHETGPAQGREARCAARFPDLDVLVFGHSHIPWDTTAPGGLRLLNPGSPTDRRRQPHCTYMTATVTDGRLTDVTLHRLPPR from the coding sequence GTGCGCCTGCTCCTGATGTCCGACACCCATCTGCCGAAGCGTGCCAAGGCGCTGCCGGACGCGCTGCTCGCCGAACTGGCCGAGGCCGACGTCGTGTTCCACGCCGGCGACTGGGTCGACACGGCCACGCTGGATCTGCTGGAGAGCCGCTGCCGCCGGCTGATCGGGGTGTACGGCAACAACGACGGCCCCGACCTGCGCGCGCGGCTCCCCGAGGTGGCGCACGCCGAACTCGGCGGCCTGCGTTTCGGCGCCGTCCACGAGACGGGCCCCGCCCAGGGGCGCGAGGCCCGTTGCGCCGCCCGCTTTCCCGACCTGGACGTTCTGGTCTTCGGCCACAGCCACATCCCGTGGGACACCACCGCCCCCGGCGGTCTGCGTCTGCTCAACCCGGGGTCCCCGACCGACCGCCGCCGCCAGCCGCACTGCACGTACATGACCGCCACCGTCACCGACGGCCGCCTCACGGACGTGACGCTGCACCGGCTGCCGCCGCGTTGA
- a CDS encoding XdhC family protein, producing MREILPALSSWYADSAPFGLATVVGVSRSAPRDPGAAMAVGPGDEVVGSVSGGCVEGAVFELAQEVVADGEARLETFGYSDEDAFAVGLTCGGEITVLVRPVTPERDPAFGEVARSVADGTPVTLATVTDGPAPRGATLAVWPDQVTGTLGTSGLDVAVTADARGELALGATGVRHYGPHGERREDDVSVFLHSFAPPPRMLVFGAIDYAAAVARVGDFLGYRVTVCDARPVFATPKRFPPGVEVVVDWPHRYLRGTDTDERTVVCVLTHDPKFDVPLLEEALRRPAAYIGAMGSRRTHDERAERLTEAGLTARELSRLRSPIGLDLGARTPEEVAVSVAAEIVALRWNGSGAPLTVTGGAIHPAP from the coding sequence ATGCGAGAAATTCTCCCGGCACTGAGCAGCTGGTACGCGGACTCGGCCCCGTTCGGGCTGGCCACGGTCGTGGGGGTGAGCCGCAGCGCGCCGCGTGACCCCGGGGCGGCGATGGCCGTGGGGCCGGGCGACGAGGTGGTCGGCAGTGTGTCGGGGGGCTGCGTCGAGGGGGCGGTGTTCGAGCTGGCGCAGGAGGTCGTGGCCGACGGCGAGGCCCGGCTGGAGACGTTCGGGTACAGCGACGAGGACGCCTTCGCGGTGGGGCTGACCTGCGGGGGTGAGATCACCGTGCTGGTCCGGCCGGTCACGCCCGAGCGGGACCCCGCGTTCGGGGAGGTCGCCCGGTCCGTGGCGGACGGCACCCCCGTGACCCTGGCGACGGTCACCGACGGGCCGGCGCCCCGCGGGGCCACGCTCGCCGTGTGGCCCGACCAGGTGACCGGCACGCTCGGCACGAGCGGCCTGGACGTGGCGGTCACCGCCGACGCGCGCGGCGAACTCGCTCTCGGTGCCACCGGCGTACGGCACTACGGTCCGCACGGGGAGCGGCGCGAGGACGACGTGTCGGTGTTCCTGCACTCCTTCGCTCCGCCGCCGCGGATGCTGGTGTTCGGCGCCATCGACTACGCGGCGGCGGTGGCCCGCGTCGGCGACTTCCTCGGCTACCGGGTCACCGTCTGCGACGCCCGCCCCGTCTTCGCCACGCCGAAGCGGTTCCCGCCCGGCGTGGAGGTGGTCGTCGACTGGCCGCACCGCTATCTGCGCGGCACCGACACCGACGAGCGCACGGTGGTCTGCGTGCTGACGCACGACCCGAAGTTCGACGTCCCGCTGCTGGAGGAGGCCCTGCGCCGGCCCGCCGCGTACATCGGGGCGATGGGCAGCCGCCGCACCCACGACGAACGCGCCGAACGGCTCACCGAGGCCGGGCTCACCGCCCGTGAACTGTCCCGGCTGCGCTCCCCGATCGGACTCGACCTGGGGGCCCGTACGCCGGAGGAGGTGGCCGTGTCGGTCGCCGCGGAGATCGTCGCCCTGCGCTGGAACGGCAGCGGGGCGCCGCTGACGGTGACGGGGGGCGCGATCCATCCGGCGCCGTAG